A window from Mixophyes fleayi isolate aMixFle1 chromosome 12, aMixFle1.hap1, whole genome shotgun sequence encodes these proteins:
- the KATNBL1 gene encoding KATNB1-like protein 1 isoform X1 translates to MRRTLVIQPSNSNQQLCKVVSCKRKAPHQAQSPSDRRKQHPKGWGCDMANKENELAAGNLHEKLQNDTLSVLNSSDLDSSQTEGASSKCNSFFAEISKDHETMTQVLFSRNLGLNVALTFWRKCNVNELVAYLVRIQDLGVMADCLPVITNSLQEDKASFSVGCCVDLFPLVHSLLKSKFEEHVIVGLNWLQAIVKRWWTPVSTSSESDDVNVQILKHQLSEMWQQESHLASVPGYTGNIAKALDGYLSQLH, encoded by the exons ATGAGACG AACACTGGTCATACAGCCTTCCAACAGCAATCAGCAGCTTTGCAAAGTGGTGTCTTGCAAGAGGAAAGCCCCGCACCAAGCTCAGAGCCCCTCTGATAGAAGAAAGCAGCATCCCAAAGGCTGGGGCTGTGACATGGCAAATAAGGAAAATGAGCTGGCAGCTGGAAACCTGCATGAGAAGCTCCAAAACGACACACTCTCTGTGTTGAACTCCAGTGACTTGGACTCCTCTCAGACTGAGGGAGCGTCCTCAAAGTGTAACAGTTTCTTTGCAGAG atctCTAAGGATCATGAAACAATGACTCAGGTCCTCTTCAGCCGGAATCTTGGGCTAAATGTAGCCCTCACTTTTTGGAGGAAATGCAATGTGAATGAGCTCGTAGCCTATCTAGTCAG GATACAAGATCTAGGGGTGATGGCTGATTGTCTTCCAGTTATTACAAACAG CCTACAAGAAGACAAAGCTTCCTTTTCAGTTGGCTGCTGTGTCGATCTCTTCCCATTGGTTCACTCTCTCCTTAAAAGTAAATTTGAAGA ACATGTTATAGTTGGTCTTAATTGGCTTCAGGCAATTGTGAAGAGATGGTGGACACCGGTATCTACAAGTTCAGAATCGGATGATGT aaatgtccagatattaaAACATCAACTAAGTGAGATGTGGCAGCAAGAAAGTCACCTTGCATCCGTTCCAGGTTATACTGGCAACATAGCCAAG gCTTTGGATGGCTACCTATCACAACTGCATTGA
- the KATNBL1 gene encoding KATNB1-like protein 1 isoform X2, whose amino-acid sequence MRRTLVIQPSNSNQQLCKVVSCKRKAPHQAQSPSDRRKQHPKGWGCDMANKENELAAGNLHEKLQNDTLSVLNSSDLDSSQTEGASSKCNSFFAEISKDHETMTQVLFSRNLGLNVALTFWRKCNVNELVAYLVRIQDLGVMADCLPVITNSLQEDKASFSVGCCVDLFPLVHSLLKSKFEEHVIVGLNWLQAIVKRWWTPVSTSSESDDVISFELHRLYGIFSLAQ is encoded by the exons ATGAGACG AACACTGGTCATACAGCCTTCCAACAGCAATCAGCAGCTTTGCAAAGTGGTGTCTTGCAAGAGGAAAGCCCCGCACCAAGCTCAGAGCCCCTCTGATAGAAGAAAGCAGCATCCCAAAGGCTGGGGCTGTGACATGGCAAATAAGGAAAATGAGCTGGCAGCTGGAAACCTGCATGAGAAGCTCCAAAACGACACACTCTCTGTGTTGAACTCCAGTGACTTGGACTCCTCTCAGACTGAGGGAGCGTCCTCAAAGTGTAACAGTTTCTTTGCAGAG atctCTAAGGATCATGAAACAATGACTCAGGTCCTCTTCAGCCGGAATCTTGGGCTAAATGTAGCCCTCACTTTTTGGAGGAAATGCAATGTGAATGAGCTCGTAGCCTATCTAGTCAG GATACAAGATCTAGGGGTGATGGCTGATTGTCTTCCAGTTATTACAAACAG CCTACAAGAAGACAAAGCTTCCTTTTCAGTTGGCTGCTGTGTCGATCTCTTCCCATTGGTTCACTCTCTCCTTAAAAGTAAATTTGAAGA ACATGTTATAGTTGGTCTTAATTGGCTTCAGGCAATTGTGAAGAGATGGTGGACACCGGTATCTACAAGTTCAGAATCGGATGATGT GATTTCTTTCGAGCTGCACCGACTCTATGGAAttttctccctcgcacaataa